In Astyanax mexicanus isolate ESR-SI-001 chromosome 25, AstMex3_surface, whole genome shotgun sequence, a genomic segment contains:
- the pcdh18a gene encoding protocadherin-18a isoform X1, with protein MSSSRGAHALLAHALLALFATLAVRVTAGSTVRYRVPEELPVGSVIGRLADDAAEDLSRLPGSVSPRFRAVTRRGAPASSALSVRERDGEISVRARLDRETLCSGGLMEANCTLEFDVLTLPTEHLQLFHVVVELLDVNDHAPRFARPMVPVEISESAAVGTRVPLDSATDLDTGENGLHSYSLASSKTFGIDVLTRPNGAKYAELVVLAPLDREERSSYELELTATDGGDPPRTGTTMLRITVADSNDNSPTFEKSSYVVTLAEDAPLGMLIVDLNATDPDEGTNGKIVYSFGAHVSPKVLETFRIDPDDGRLTLLRKVDFEMTDSYDIDVQAQDMGPNSMPAHCKVTVKVRDVNDNKPDVTVSLMTPSDEDAAFVSETAPTDTFVALVRVDDADSGLNGEVVCRLLGQGHFRLQKTHEKNYMILTNASLDREKRSEYSLTVIAEDRGTPSMSTVKHFTVQVQDENDNAPSFDKSRYEIFKAENNSPGAYLATLQASDPDLGANGQVSYSILESLVQGSSISTYVTVDPSTGALYALRTFDREELSQIYFLVQAKDSGNPSLSSNISVILNVLDENDNRPVILAPPLWNHSAEVPVSRRAEAGELVSAIRVTDRDTGANGDVSCHVIGGNEAGYFSMDSRSCEIYTNTSMREVPVDRVDMTVLVQDHGSEPLGTKALLRLTLYENLENLADHHQTSYQPGSGSGGENVPDVSTIIIISLGAVCGLLLIIMVAFALRCSRDKKDTHSYNCRVAESTYQQHPRKPSRQIHKGEITLVPTVNGTLPLRAHHHGGSPGTSPGQQRAHMSSRQSHHSHQSLNSLVTISSNHIPESFALELTHATPPVEQVSQLLSLLHQGQYQPRPSFRGNKYTRSYRYALQDMDKFSLKDSGRGDSDAGDSDCETGRDSPMDRLLGDGFGELFHIDGQNRLHPAMKLCTEECRVLGHSDQCWMPSMSSTDYRNNMFIPGEESRPQLLEDDQRSLDSNRKSFSTFGKEAQEEEAEDGAGSSLLSEMNTVFQRLLPPTYTELSEDSAPPTATAETRRCLLPGKAGPVTSSPVYQQGVAAWAANTHFQNPGGVASAGAAAAGHGVTNHASAQTHLKWLPAMEEIPENYEEDEMDKRNEAVGELAAEISKLLQEVRQN; from the exons ATGTCCAGCAGCAGAGGTGCGCACGCTTTGCTCGCTCACGCGCTGCTCGCCCTCTTCGCCACCCTGGCCGTGCGCGTGACGGCGGGCTCCACCGTGAGGTACCGCGTGCCCGAGGAGCTCCCCGTGGGCTCGGTGATCGGGCGCCTCGCGGACGACGCCGCCGAAGATCTCTCGCGCCTGCCCGGCTCGGTGTCTCCGCGTTTCCGCGCCGTCACGCGCCGCGGAGCCCCTGCGTCCTCCGCGCTTTCGGTGCGCGAGCGCGATGGCGAGATCAGCGTGCGCGCGCGGCTGGACCGCGAGACGCTGTGCTCCGGAGGACTGATGGAGGCGAACTGCACGCTGGAGTTCGACGTGCTTACGCTGCCCACGGAGCACCTGCAGCTGTTCCACGTCGTG GTGGAGCTGCTGGACGTCAATGACCACGCCCCACGCTTTGCTCGGCCCATGGTACCTGTGGAAATCTCAGAATCAGCAGCTGTGGGTACCCGGGTGCCTCTGGACAGTGCCACGGATCTAGACACTGGAGAAAATGGCCTGCACTCATACTCCTTGGCATCTTCCAAAACCTTTGGCATTGATGTTCTCACAAGACCCAATGGTGCCAAGTATGCCGAGCTGGTAGTGTTGGCACCACTTGACCGAGAGGAACGTTCTAGTTATGAACTTGAGCTCACCGCAACTGATGGTGGTGACCCACCAAGGACAGGCACCACGATGCTTAGGATCACTGTTGCCGACTCCAATGACAACAGTCCGACATTCGAAAAATCATCATACGTGGTCACCCTGGCAGAAGATGCACCACTAGGCATGCTGATCGTAGACCTGAATGCCACGGACCCAGACGAAGGAACCAATGGAAAGATCGTCTACTCATTTGGTGCCCATGTGTCACCCAAGGTTCTGGAGACTTTCAGGATTGACCCGGATGACGGCCGACTTACTCTGCTGCGCAAAGTGGACTTTGAGATGACTGATTCCTACGATATCGATGTGCAGGCACAGGACATGGGGCCCAACTCCATGCCGGCGCACTGCAAGGTGACGGTCAAGGTGCGGGATGTGAACGACAACAAACCGGATGTTACTGTGAGTTTGATGACACCGAGCGATGAGGATGCAGCATTCGTATCTGAAACGGCACCGACGGACACTTTCGTGGCATTAGTAAGAGTGGACGATGCAGATTCTGGGCTAAACGGTGAAGTCGTGTGCCGCCTGCTAGGCCAGGGGCATTTCCGACTGCAGAAAACACACGAGAAAAACTATATGATACTGACCAATGCCAGCCTGGACAGAGAGAAAAGGTCAGAATACAGTCTGACTGTTATCGCTGAGGACCGTGGAACACCCAGTATGTCCACAGTCAAGCATTTTACGGTGCAGGTGCAGGACGAGAATGACAATGCTCCAAGTTTTGACAAGAGCAGGTATGAAATTTTCAAAGCTGAGAACAACTCGCCCGGTGCTTACCTGGCCACTCTGCAGGCGTCCGACCCTGACCTTGGTGCTAATGGCCAGGTGAGCTACTCTATTTTGGAAAGCTTGGTCCAGGGCAGCTCGATCTCGACATATGTGACCGTAGACCCGTCCACTGGTGCGCTCTATGCCTTGCGTACTTTTGACCGGGAGGAACTCAGCCAAATCTACTTCTTGGTTCAGGCCAAAGACTCCGGTAACCCTTCGCTGAGCAGCAACATTTCTGTAATCTTGAACGTCTTAGATGAGAATGACAATCGGCCAGTCATCTTGGCACCACCTTTGTGGAATCACTCTGCTGAAGTCCCGGTGTCCAGGCGTGCAGAAGCTGGTGAGCTGGTTTCTGCAATCAGGGTGACAGATCGGGACACTGGTGCCAACGGTGACGTTTCTTGCCATGTGATTGGAGGCAATGAGGCAGGATACTTCTCTATGGACAGTAGGAGCTGTGAGATTTACACAAACACTAGCATGAGGGAAGTTCCGGTGGACCGAGTGGACATGACCGTTCTGGTGCAGGACCACGGATCCGAACCGCTGGGAACCAAGGCCCTGCTGAGGCTGACACTGTATGAGAACCTGGAGAACCTGGCTGATCATCACCAGACA TCCTACCAGCCAGGCAGCGGAAGTGGAGGAGAGAACGTCCCAGATGTTTCCACCATAATCATCATCTCTCTGGGTGCGGTGTGCGGTCTACTGCTGATCATCATGGTGGCGTTTGCCCTGCGGTGTTCCCGCGACAAGAAGGACACGCACTCGTACAACTGCAGAGTGGCCGAGTCCACCTACCAGCAGCACCCAAGGAAACCATCCCGCCAAATTCACAAAGGAGAAATCACCCTGGTGCCCACGGTCAATGGCACCCTGCCTCTTAGGGCGCATCACCATGGCGGCTCGCCCGGGACCTCACCCGGCCAGCAGAGGGCACACATGAGCAGCCGGCAGAGCCACCACAGCCACCAGTCCCTCAACAGCCTTGTAACCATCTCATCCAATCACATTCCTGAAAGCTTCGCCCTGGAACTTACACATGCCACGCCCCCTGTGGAG CAAGTTTCACAGCTGCTCTCCCTACTCCATCAGGGTCAGTATCAGCCTCGGCCCAGCTTCAGAGGAAACAAATACACTCGCAGCTACAg gtacgcCCTCCAAGACATGGATAAGTTCAGTCTGAAGGATAGTGGGCGGGGCGACAGTGATGCGGGCGACAGCGACTGCGAGACGGGCCGTGATTCGCCAATGGACCGGTTGCTAGGCGACGGCTTCGGGGAGCTTTTCCACATCGACGGACAAAACAGGCTCCACCCAG CGATGAAGCTGTGCACGGAGGAGTGTCGCGTGCTGGGTCACTCCGATCAATGCTGGATGCCGTCCATGTCCTCCACCGATTACCGCAACAACATGTTCATCCCCGGCGAGGAGAGCCGGCCGCAGCTGCTGGAGGACGACCAGCGCTCGCTCGACTCCAACCGCAAGAGCTTCTCCACCTTCGGCAAGGAGGcgcaggaggaggaggcggaggacgGCGCCGGGAGCTCGCTGCTCTCCGAGATGAACACCGTCTTCCAGCGGCTCCTCCCCCCGACCTACACCGAGCTCTCCGAAGACTCCGCCCCTCCCACGGCCACCGCCGAGACCAGGAGGTGCCTGCTGCCGGGGAAGGCGGGGCCGGTGACCTCCAGCCCCGTCTACCAGCAAGGAGTAGCGGCCTGGGCGGCCAACACGCACTTCCAGAATCCCGGCGGGGTCGCCTCGGCCGGCGCCGCCGCCGCCGGACACGGCGTCACCAATCACGCGTCGGCCCAGACGCACCTGAAGTGGCTGCCGGCCATGGAGGAGATCCCGGAGAACTACGAGGAGGACGAGATGGACAAGCGTAACGAGGCCGTAGGCGAGCTGGCCGCCGAAATTAGCAAACTGCTGCAGGAGGTGCGTCAGAACTGA
- the pcdh18a gene encoding protocadherin-18a isoform X2, which translates to MSSSRGAHALLAHALLALFATLAVRVTAGSTVRYRVPEELPVGSVIGRLADDAAEDLSRLPGSVSPRFRAVTRRGAPASSALSVRERDGEISVRARLDRETLCSGGLMEANCTLEFDVLTLPTEHLQLFHVVVELLDVNDHAPRFARPMVPVEISESAAVGTRVPLDSATDLDTGENGLHSYSLASSKTFGIDVLTRPNGAKYAELVVLAPLDREERSSYELELTATDGGDPPRTGTTMLRITVADSNDNSPTFEKSSYVVTLAEDAPLGMLIVDLNATDPDEGTNGKIVYSFGAHVSPKVLETFRIDPDDGRLTLLRKVDFEMTDSYDIDVQAQDMGPNSMPAHCKVTVKVRDVNDNKPDVTVSLMTPSDEDAAFVSETAPTDTFVALVRVDDADSGLNGEVVCRLLGQGHFRLQKTHEKNYMILTNASLDREKRSEYSLTVIAEDRGTPSMSTVKHFTVQVQDENDNAPSFDKSRYEIFKAENNSPGAYLATLQASDPDLGANGQVSYSILESLVQGSSISTYVTVDPSTGALYALRTFDREELSQIYFLVQAKDSGNPSLSSNISVILNVLDENDNRPVILAPPLWNHSAEVPVSRRAEAGELVSAIRVTDRDTGANGDVSCHVIGGNEAGYFSMDSRSCEIYTNTSMREVPVDRVDMTVLVQDHGSEPLGTKALLRLTLYENLENLADHHQTSYQPGSGSGGENVPDVSTIIIISLGAVCGLLLIIMVAFALRCSRDKKDTHSYNCRVAESTYQQHPRKPSRQIHKGEITLVPTVNGTLPLRAHHHGGSPGTSPGQQRAHMSSRQSHHSHQSLNSLVTISSNHIPESFALELTHATPPVEGQYQPRPSFRGNKYTRSYRYALQDMDKFSLKDSGRGDSDAGDSDCETGRDSPMDRLLGDGFGELFHIDGQNRLHPAMKLCTEECRVLGHSDQCWMPSMSSTDYRNNMFIPGEESRPQLLEDDQRSLDSNRKSFSTFGKEAQEEEAEDGAGSSLLSEMNTVFQRLLPPTYTELSEDSAPPTATAETRRCLLPGKAGPVTSSPVYQQGVAAWAANTHFQNPGGVASAGAAAAGHGVTNHASAQTHLKWLPAMEEIPENYEEDEMDKRNEAVGELAAEISKLLQEVRQN; encoded by the exons ATGTCCAGCAGCAGAGGTGCGCACGCTTTGCTCGCTCACGCGCTGCTCGCCCTCTTCGCCACCCTGGCCGTGCGCGTGACGGCGGGCTCCACCGTGAGGTACCGCGTGCCCGAGGAGCTCCCCGTGGGCTCGGTGATCGGGCGCCTCGCGGACGACGCCGCCGAAGATCTCTCGCGCCTGCCCGGCTCGGTGTCTCCGCGTTTCCGCGCCGTCACGCGCCGCGGAGCCCCTGCGTCCTCCGCGCTTTCGGTGCGCGAGCGCGATGGCGAGATCAGCGTGCGCGCGCGGCTGGACCGCGAGACGCTGTGCTCCGGAGGACTGATGGAGGCGAACTGCACGCTGGAGTTCGACGTGCTTACGCTGCCCACGGAGCACCTGCAGCTGTTCCACGTCGTG GTGGAGCTGCTGGACGTCAATGACCACGCCCCACGCTTTGCTCGGCCCATGGTACCTGTGGAAATCTCAGAATCAGCAGCTGTGGGTACCCGGGTGCCTCTGGACAGTGCCACGGATCTAGACACTGGAGAAAATGGCCTGCACTCATACTCCTTGGCATCTTCCAAAACCTTTGGCATTGATGTTCTCACAAGACCCAATGGTGCCAAGTATGCCGAGCTGGTAGTGTTGGCACCACTTGACCGAGAGGAACGTTCTAGTTATGAACTTGAGCTCACCGCAACTGATGGTGGTGACCCACCAAGGACAGGCACCACGATGCTTAGGATCACTGTTGCCGACTCCAATGACAACAGTCCGACATTCGAAAAATCATCATACGTGGTCACCCTGGCAGAAGATGCACCACTAGGCATGCTGATCGTAGACCTGAATGCCACGGACCCAGACGAAGGAACCAATGGAAAGATCGTCTACTCATTTGGTGCCCATGTGTCACCCAAGGTTCTGGAGACTTTCAGGATTGACCCGGATGACGGCCGACTTACTCTGCTGCGCAAAGTGGACTTTGAGATGACTGATTCCTACGATATCGATGTGCAGGCACAGGACATGGGGCCCAACTCCATGCCGGCGCACTGCAAGGTGACGGTCAAGGTGCGGGATGTGAACGACAACAAACCGGATGTTACTGTGAGTTTGATGACACCGAGCGATGAGGATGCAGCATTCGTATCTGAAACGGCACCGACGGACACTTTCGTGGCATTAGTAAGAGTGGACGATGCAGATTCTGGGCTAAACGGTGAAGTCGTGTGCCGCCTGCTAGGCCAGGGGCATTTCCGACTGCAGAAAACACACGAGAAAAACTATATGATACTGACCAATGCCAGCCTGGACAGAGAGAAAAGGTCAGAATACAGTCTGACTGTTATCGCTGAGGACCGTGGAACACCCAGTATGTCCACAGTCAAGCATTTTACGGTGCAGGTGCAGGACGAGAATGACAATGCTCCAAGTTTTGACAAGAGCAGGTATGAAATTTTCAAAGCTGAGAACAACTCGCCCGGTGCTTACCTGGCCACTCTGCAGGCGTCCGACCCTGACCTTGGTGCTAATGGCCAGGTGAGCTACTCTATTTTGGAAAGCTTGGTCCAGGGCAGCTCGATCTCGACATATGTGACCGTAGACCCGTCCACTGGTGCGCTCTATGCCTTGCGTACTTTTGACCGGGAGGAACTCAGCCAAATCTACTTCTTGGTTCAGGCCAAAGACTCCGGTAACCCTTCGCTGAGCAGCAACATTTCTGTAATCTTGAACGTCTTAGATGAGAATGACAATCGGCCAGTCATCTTGGCACCACCTTTGTGGAATCACTCTGCTGAAGTCCCGGTGTCCAGGCGTGCAGAAGCTGGTGAGCTGGTTTCTGCAATCAGGGTGACAGATCGGGACACTGGTGCCAACGGTGACGTTTCTTGCCATGTGATTGGAGGCAATGAGGCAGGATACTTCTCTATGGACAGTAGGAGCTGTGAGATTTACACAAACACTAGCATGAGGGAAGTTCCGGTGGACCGAGTGGACATGACCGTTCTGGTGCAGGACCACGGATCCGAACCGCTGGGAACCAAGGCCCTGCTGAGGCTGACACTGTATGAGAACCTGGAGAACCTGGCTGATCATCACCAGACA TCCTACCAGCCAGGCAGCGGAAGTGGAGGAGAGAACGTCCCAGATGTTTCCACCATAATCATCATCTCTCTGGGTGCGGTGTGCGGTCTACTGCTGATCATCATGGTGGCGTTTGCCCTGCGGTGTTCCCGCGACAAGAAGGACACGCACTCGTACAACTGCAGAGTGGCCGAGTCCACCTACCAGCAGCACCCAAGGAAACCATCCCGCCAAATTCACAAAGGAGAAATCACCCTGGTGCCCACGGTCAATGGCACCCTGCCTCTTAGGGCGCATCACCATGGCGGCTCGCCCGGGACCTCACCCGGCCAGCAGAGGGCACACATGAGCAGCCGGCAGAGCCACCACAGCCACCAGTCCCTCAACAGCCTTGTAACCATCTCATCCAATCACATTCCTGAAAGCTTCGCCCTGGAACTTACACATGCCACGCCCCCTGTGGAG GGTCAGTATCAGCCTCGGCCCAGCTTCAGAGGAAACAAATACACTCGCAGCTACAg gtacgcCCTCCAAGACATGGATAAGTTCAGTCTGAAGGATAGTGGGCGGGGCGACAGTGATGCGGGCGACAGCGACTGCGAGACGGGCCGTGATTCGCCAATGGACCGGTTGCTAGGCGACGGCTTCGGGGAGCTTTTCCACATCGACGGACAAAACAGGCTCCACCCAG CGATGAAGCTGTGCACGGAGGAGTGTCGCGTGCTGGGTCACTCCGATCAATGCTGGATGCCGTCCATGTCCTCCACCGATTACCGCAACAACATGTTCATCCCCGGCGAGGAGAGCCGGCCGCAGCTGCTGGAGGACGACCAGCGCTCGCTCGACTCCAACCGCAAGAGCTTCTCCACCTTCGGCAAGGAGGcgcaggaggaggaggcggaggacgGCGCCGGGAGCTCGCTGCTCTCCGAGATGAACACCGTCTTCCAGCGGCTCCTCCCCCCGACCTACACCGAGCTCTCCGAAGACTCCGCCCCTCCCACGGCCACCGCCGAGACCAGGAGGTGCCTGCTGCCGGGGAAGGCGGGGCCGGTGACCTCCAGCCCCGTCTACCAGCAAGGAGTAGCGGCCTGGGCGGCCAACACGCACTTCCAGAATCCCGGCGGGGTCGCCTCGGCCGGCGCCGCCGCCGCCGGACACGGCGTCACCAATCACGCGTCGGCCCAGACGCACCTGAAGTGGCTGCCGGCCATGGAGGAGATCCCGGAGAACTACGAGGAGGACGAGATGGACAAGCGTAACGAGGCCGTAGGCGAGCTGGCCGCCGAAATTAGCAAACTGCTGCAGGAGGTGCGTCAGAACTGA